Proteins from one Deinococcus actinosclerus genomic window:
- a CDS encoding excalibur calcium-binding domain-containing protein — protein sequence MKTWWRGVALAGALLGAGPAGAVAAEPFGIEVRFLGAPLGAAQRSAVNEAARRVSALIASPFEPVRVDVPAGECDRGLPALRGRLTRLVVFVRVKRLDDDLYATGMPCDLHDGSFLPIYGVVDLNSSGLSDLPRTDVLDTMIHEFLHVLGVGTLWERDARISVSGDQDDRVFVNRQGKTTLYVAPRAVAAFRALGGKGAGIPLDPDRGHWAGEVVCSEVLSGSSGDYTGRLNPVSPLTLGALEDLGYRVQARGAAPFRLPAGACPLDGGAADAPPGGFTSCAAARAAGAALPLQRGQPGYRPGLDGDGDGLACER from the coding sequence GTGAAGACGTGGTGGCGGGGAGTGGCACTGGCAGGCGCGCTGCTGGGCGCGGGACCGGCGGGCGCGGTGGCGGCGGAGCCGTTCGGGATCGAGGTACGGTTCCTGGGGGCGCCGCTGGGGGCCGCGCAGCGCTCGGCGGTGAACGAGGCGGCGCGGCGGGTGTCGGCGCTGATCGCCTCGCCGTTCGAGCCGGTGCGGGTGGACGTCCCGGCGGGCGAGTGCGACCGGGGGCTGCCCGCGCTGCGCGGCCGCCTGACGCGGCTGGTGGTGTTCGTGCGCGTCAAGCGGCTGGATGACGACCTGTACGCGACCGGGATGCCCTGCGACCTGCATGACGGGTCGTTCCTGCCCATCTACGGCGTGGTGGACCTGAACAGTTCGGGGCTGTCGGATCTGCCGCGCACGGACGTGCTGGACACCATGATCCACGAGTTCCTGCACGTGCTGGGCGTGGGGACGCTGTGGGAGCGGGACGCGCGGATCTCCGTGAGTGGCGACCAGGACGACCGGGTGTTCGTGAACCGGCAGGGCAAGACCACGCTGTACGTGGCGCCCCGGGCCGTGGCGGCGTTCCGGGCGCTGGGGGGCAAGGGCGCGGGCATTCCGCTCGACCCCGACCGGGGGCACTGGGCGGGCGAGGTGGTGTGCTCGGAGGTGCTGTCCGGGTCGTCCGGGGACTACACGGGGCGGCTCAATCCGGTGAGCCCGCTGACGCTGGGGGCGCTGGAGGATCTGGGCTACCGGGTGCAGGCCCGGGGGGCCGCGCCGTTCCGGCTGCCGGCAGGGGCCTGCCCGCTGGACGGCGGGGCCGCCGACGCGCCGCCCGGGGGCTTCACGAGTTGCGCGGCGGCGCGCGCAGCGGGGGCGGCGCTGCCGCTGCAGCGGGGGCAGCCCGGCTACCGGCCGGGACTGGACGGCGACGGCGACGGGCTGGCCTGCGAACGCTGA
- a CDS encoding phosphoribosyltransferase family protein, with the protein MDTFKVQIGRVTRDLPIVPVSPDVKVALFNMLGDTDVTEEAGRELAHRLPADIDVLVTPEVKALSLAHVISRESGKPYIVIRKTQKPYMVDPVAREVVSITTGKPQLLVLDGFDVQKIRGRKVAIVDDVVSSGGTLHSIRQIIEEVGGEVAAVVAVFTEGQERPEVTALGHLPLFK; encoded by the coding sequence GTGGACACGTTCAAGGTTCAGATCGGTCGCGTGACCCGCGACCTGCCCATCGTGCCGGTTTCCCCGGACGTCAAGGTCGCCCTGTTCAACATGCTGGGCGACACCGACGTCACCGAGGAAGCCGGGCGCGAACTTGCGCACAGGCTCCCCGCCGACATCGACGTGCTCGTCACGCCGGAAGTCAAGGCGCTGAGCCTCGCGCACGTCATCAGCCGGGAAAGCGGCAAGCCGTACATCGTCATCCGCAAGACCCAGAAGCCCTACATGGTCGATCCCGTCGCCCGCGAGGTCGTGAGCATCACCACCGGCAAGCCGCAGCTGCTGGTGCTCGACGGTTTCGACGTGCAGAAGATCAGGGGCCGCAAGGTCGCCATCGTGGACGACGTGGTCTCCAGCGGCGGCACCCTGCACTCCATCCGCCAGATCATCGAGGAAGTCGGCGGGGAAGTCGCGGCGGTCGTCGCCGTGTTCACTGAAGGGCAGGAACGCCCCGAAGTGACCGCGCTGGGCCACCTGCCCCTCTTCAAGTAA
- a CDS encoding phosphoribosyltransferase family protein: protein MTTAPQELTVTIGDVSRTLPTVRAGGMGRVPLVEFIGDSEFTKAVAQEMVALIPAGTEVLLTVVTNALPLTHELSDRSGLPYVCARKKRRTYMQQPLIQDVPSMTLGVAETLWLDGPHAERLKGKRVTIVQDVVASGGTAQALARLVERAGGTVSGYLAAFRQGTPTLDVIALQDLPRTLS, encoded by the coding sequence ATGACCACAGCCCCGCAGGAACTGACTGTCACCATCGGCGACGTGAGCCGCACCCTCCCCACCGTCCGCGCGGGCGGCATGGGCCGCGTGCCCCTGGTGGAATTCATCGGGGACAGCGAGTTCACCAAGGCCGTCGCGCAGGAGATGGTCGCCCTGATCCCGGCAGGGACCGAGGTGCTCCTGACCGTCGTCACGAACGCCCTGCCGCTCACGCACGAACTCAGTGACCGCTCGGGCCTGCCGTACGTGTGCGCCCGCAAGAAACGCCGCACGTACATGCAGCAGCCCCTGATTCAGGACGTGCCCAGCATGACCCTGGGCGTCGCCGAGACCCTCTGGCTGGACGGCCCGCACGCCGAGCGCCTGAAAGGCAAGCGCGTGACCATCGTGCAGGACGTCGTCGCCAGTGGCGGCACCGCGCAGGCCCTCGCCCGGCTGGTCGAGCGGGCGGGCGGCACCGTCAGCGGGTACCTCGCCGCGTTCCGGCAGGGCACGCCCACCCTGGACGTCATCGCCCTGCAGGACCTGCCCCGCACCCTGAGCTGA
- a CDS encoding complex I NDUFA9 subunit family protein has translation MKILVTGASGFVGKAVVKQLVQDGHDVWAGSRRGEAVSGARGVKLDVTDPGSVQRAAGQADPEVVVHLVGIIAEAGDQTFERVHVEGTRNVLAATPRGARYVHMSALGAREDSGSRYSSSKARAEALVRASGLDWTIFQPSLIFGVGDDFFGRVLRELVSTAPVVPQIGDGSFPFRPVSVQDVAQAFARAAGSRTGLHGTFALTGPEEFTFRQLLDLELGALGKRKPIVPVPLPLMNLAVPLMQVLPSPPITRDQYAMLKEGNTAPNEPARSTFDLPMLRLQDHLPQIVQAALKK, from the coding sequence ATGAAGATCTTGGTCACCGGAGCCAGCGGCTTCGTCGGGAAAGCAGTCGTGAAACAACTCGTGCAGGACGGCCACGACGTCTGGGCGGGCAGCCGCCGGGGCGAGGCGGTGAGCGGCGCGCGCGGCGTGAAGCTGGACGTGACCGACCCGGGCAGCGTGCAGCGCGCCGCCGGTCAGGCCGACCCGGAAGTCGTCGTGCACCTCGTGGGCATCATTGCGGAAGCTGGGGACCAGACCTTCGAGCGGGTGCATGTCGAGGGCACCCGCAACGTCCTGGCCGCCACGCCACGTGGCGCGCGCTACGTGCACATGAGTGCCCTGGGCGCCCGCGAGGACAGCGGCAGCCGGTACTCCAGCAGCAAGGCGCGCGCCGAGGCGCTCGTGCGGGCCAGCGGGCTGGACTGGACGATCTTCCAGCCCAGCCTGATCTTCGGCGTCGGGGACGACTTCTTCGGGCGGGTGCTGCGGGAACTCGTGTCCACGGCGCCGGTCGTGCCGCAGATCGGGGACGGGTCGTTCCCGTTCCGCCCGGTCAGCGTGCAGGACGTCGCGCAGGCCTTCGCGCGCGCCGCCGGCAGCCGCACCGGCCTGCACGGCACGTTCGCCCTGACCGGCCCGGAGGAATTCACGTTCCGTCAGCTGCTGGACCTGGAACTCGGGGCGCTCGGGAAACGCAAACCCATCGTGCCCGTGCCGCTCCCGCTGATGAACCTCGCCGTGCCGCTGATGCAGGTGCTGCCCAGCCCCCCCATCACCCGCGACCAGTACGCGATGCTCAAGGAGGGCAACACCGCGCCGAACGAACCGGCCCGCAGCACCTTCGACCTGCCGATGCTGCGCCTGCAGGATCACCTGCCGCAGATCGTGCAGGCCGCCCTGAAGAAGTAA
- a CDS encoding MerR family transcriptional regulator → MNLPAGRSQTAMFTASEVEAQTGVPATTLRQWERRYGFPRPERSANGYRLYSPHDVAAIQRMQAHLNAGVPASRAAELTQRDLDAVPDEPEARDAAEWSRQLTQALIGSDMDQAGAVLGQVHSQLPVEDVLTHVISPTLADIGARWERGEITVAHEHQASAFLRARLSHLMDVAGVQEGFGPLVVAACAPGEEHELGLMMLTLALRRRGVRVAYLGANVPLGDLAVFTRQQGARAVLLALNGDWALGPTRAHLRDLDGLGVPLFVGGALANAHPELAEEFGGVYAGPDAPRAAQFIAAHLHRPQGGTS, encoded by the coding sequence ATGAACCTTCCCGCCGGGCGGTCACAGACCGCCATGTTCACCGCCTCCGAGGTCGAGGCGCAGACCGGTGTGCCCGCCACGACCCTGCGGCAGTGGGAGCGCCGCTACGGCTTCCCCCGCCCCGAACGCAGCGCGAACGGGTACCGGCTGTACTCCCCGCACGACGTCGCCGCCATCCAGCGCATGCAGGCGCACCTGAACGCCGGGGTGCCCGCCAGCCGCGCCGCCGAACTCACCCAGCGGGACCTCGACGCCGTGCCCGACGAGCCCGAGGCACGGGACGCCGCCGAGTGGTCCCGCCAGCTCACGCAGGCCCTGATCGGCTCGGACATGGATCAGGCCGGCGCCGTGCTGGGGCAGGTGCACTCGCAGCTGCCGGTCGAGGACGTCCTGACGCACGTGATCTCCCCCACCCTGGCCGACATCGGGGCGCGCTGGGAACGCGGCGAGATCACGGTCGCGCACGAGCATCAGGCCAGCGCGTTCCTGCGCGCGCGCCTCTCACACCTGATGGACGTGGCGGGCGTGCAGGAGGGCTTCGGGCCGCTCGTCGTGGCGGCCTGCGCGCCCGGCGAGGAACATGAGCTGGGCCTGATGATGCTGACCCTGGCCCTGCGGCGCCGGGGCGTGCGGGTCGCTTACCTGGGCGCGAACGTGCCGCTGGGCGACCTGGCGGTGTTCACGCGGCAGCAGGGCGCTCGCGCGGTGCTGCTGGCCCTGAACGGCGACTGGGCGCTCGGGCCGACCCGCGCGCACCTGCGCGACCTGGACGGGCTGGGCGTGCCGCTGTTCGTGGGCGGCGCGCTGGCCAACGCCCACCCGGAACTGGCCGAGGAGTTCGGCGGCGTGTACGCCGGGCCGGACGCCCCACGCGCCGCGCAGTTCATCGCCGCGCACCTGCACCGTCCCCAGGGAGGCACCTCATGA
- a CDS encoding UbiA family prenyltransferase yields the protein MPTDRAAPTLTPARFPLRRALVVSRPALWVNTVGTLVTGVWLTGRLYTLDAGVLALLAYLTLPFNLLIYGLNDLWDQEEDARSSRKGGWQGARLRAQEAAPLLRATLWWNLPALAGLGALLPPPATLLLLASALLFAAYSLPPLRLKARPFLDGLSNVAYALPLALPALALGSQVPWWPLLALMSYSVGKHAFDAAQDIPADRAAGTRTVATTLGARGAATYALTWFVLASALLLPASKLTALALLLTCGGMALRLLLRPTPEQAARLYPLSIVTPWIVGAVAGVQLVFLLARGQWTGF from the coding sequence ATGCCGACCGACCGCGCCGCCCCCACCCTGACGCCCGCCCGCTTCCCGCTGCGGCGCGCACTGGTCGTGTCCCGCCCGGCGCTGTGGGTGAACACCGTGGGCACCCTGGTGACCGGCGTGTGGCTCACGGGCCGTCTGTACACCCTGGACGCCGGGGTGCTGGCGCTGCTGGCGTACCTGACCCTGCCGTTCAACCTCCTGATCTACGGCCTGAACGACCTATGGGACCAGGAGGAAGACGCCCGCTCCTCCCGCAAGGGCGGCTGGCAGGGCGCGCGGCTCCGGGCGCAGGAGGCCGCGCCGCTGCTGCGCGCCACCCTGTGGTGGAACCTCCCCGCCCTGGCCGGGCTGGGCGCGCTGCTGCCACCCCCCGCCACGCTGCTGCTGCTGGCCTCCGCGCTGCTGTTCGCCGCGTACAGCCTCCCCCCGCTGCGCCTGAAAGCCCGCCCGTTCCTGGACGGCCTGAGCAACGTCGCGTACGCCCTGCCGCTCGCGCTGCCCGCCCTGGCCCTGGGCAGCCAAGTGCCGTGGTGGCCGCTGCTGGCCCTCATGAGCTACTCGGTCGGCAAGCACGCCTTCGACGCCGCGCAGGACATCCCCGCCGACCGCGCCGCCGGAACCCGCACGGTCGCCACCACCCTCGGCGCGCGCGGCGCGGCCACCTACGCCCTGACGTGGTTCGTCCTCGCCTCGGCGCTGCTGCTCCCCGCGTCGAAACTGACCGCGCTGGCGCTGCTCCTCACCTGCGGCGGCATGGCCCTGCGCCTCCTGCTGCGACCCACCCCCGAACAGGCCGCGCGCCTGTACCCCCTGAGCATCGTCACCCCCTGGATCGTCGGCGCAGTCGCCGGGGTGCAACTCGTGTTCCTGCTGGCGCGCGGCCAGTGGACCGGGTTCTGA
- a CDS encoding phytoene desaturase family protein, whose amino-acid sequence MTRSVGTQTVGILGGGIAGLALAARLAGRGHAVTVYDRDQAGGKLRRLTLAGEVVDTGPSLFTFPQVWRAYLRGLNEPDPLHLRTLPGGLGVHHTPHGPVPLPVPPGHPLYPHWQRYLRAAQPLTPFLGVLLTTPPRLRDPLFRQAAAALLRVQGPHLTAQGWLAAQRLPPALTHALATHALNAGLPPGVAPPLYALIPALVGADVSRPADGMGALLDALLAFGQARGVQVREHTPVTRLDGQTLTLADGEVARHDLIVSALDPHRLAALRGRPTPSPVARRTVSGVGVYAVLPRPAPLPATSVLPPTSFAAFHAHVRRGALPPDTLTLVHACGRQLSVLLATPATGEALTLDHPWVQAQLRRTEETLKTPGLLQGALDVATLAPDHYAQGGHPGGALYGPGLPAWRGGPLHPQPYRLRAGLWQVGTGVHPGGGIPAILGGVQIVDRLLEEAGW is encoded by the coding sequence GTGACCCGCAGCGTCGGCACTCAGACGGTCGGCATCCTGGGAGGCGGGATCGCCGGACTGGCCCTCGCCGCCCGCCTCGCGGGGCGGGGGCACGCGGTCACTGTGTACGACCGCGATCAGGCCGGCGGGAAGCTGCGCCGCCTCACCCTGGCGGGCGAGGTGGTGGACACCGGCCCCAGCCTGTTCACGTTCCCGCAGGTGTGGCGCGCGTACCTGCGCGGCCTGAACGAACCCGACCCCCTGCACCTGCGTACGCTGCCCGGCGGGCTGGGCGTGCACCACACGCCGCACGGCCCGGTGCCGCTCCCGGTGCCGCCCGGCCATCCCCTGTACCCGCACTGGCAGCGGTACCTGCGGGCCGCGCAGCCCCTCACGCCGTTCCTGGGCGTGCTGCTGACCACCCCGCCGCGACTGCGCGACCCGCTGTTCCGGCAGGCGGCTGCCGCGCTGCTGCGCGTGCAGGGCCCGCACCTGACCGCGCAGGGGTGGCTGGCCGCCCAGCGGCTCCCACCCGCCCTGACCCACGCTCTGGCCACGCACGCCCTGAACGCCGGACTGCCCCCCGGGGTGGCGCCGCCGCTGTACGCGCTGATCCCGGCGCTGGTCGGCGCAGACGTCTCCCGCCCGGCGGACGGCATGGGAGCGCTGCTGGACGCCCTGCTGGCGTTCGGGCAGGCGCGCGGCGTGCAGGTGCGCGAGCACACCCCGGTCACGCGGCTGGACGGGCAGACCCTCACCCTCGCGGACGGCGAGGTGGCGCGGCACGACCTGATCGTCAGTGCCCTCGACCCGCACCGACTGGCCGCGCTGCGGGGCCGCCCCACCCCCTCACCCGTCGCGCGGCGCACCGTCAGCGGCGTCGGCGTGTACGCCGTCCTGCCCCGGCCCGCCCCGCTGCCCGCCACGAGCGTCCTGCCGCCCACCAGCTTCGCGGCGTTCCACGCGCACGTCCGGCGCGGCGCGCTGCCCCCGGACACCCTCACCCTGGTGCACGCGTGCGGGCGGCAGCTGAGTGTGCTGCTCGCCACGCCCGCCACCGGCGAGGCTCTCACCCTGGACCACCCCTGGGTGCAGGCGCAACTCCGGCGGACCGAGGAGACCCTGAAGACCCCCGGCCTGCTGCAAGGCGCGCTGGACGTCGCCACGCTCGCCCCCGACCACTACGCGCAGGGCGGACACCCCGGCGGCGCCCTGTACGGCCCGGGCCTCCCCGCATGGCGCGGCGGGCCGCTGCACCCCCAGCCGTACCGCCTGCGCGCCGGACTGTGGCAGGTCGGCACCGGCGTCCACCCCGGTGGCGGCATCCCCGCCATTCTGGGCGGCGTGCAGATCGTCGACCGACTGCTGGAGGAGGCGGGCTGGTAG
- a CDS encoding S8 family serine peptidase, with amino-acid sequence MKHTRSILAATLALSLAACSQQTATPVATAPEASAPTAADAIPGAYLVGFKQGNLSSQSLTDQAAVQAQAIAAAGGIMTSQWVDISAAAVKLDAAALAKLKANPSVEYIEPDYVRHAMGFKSGVKDSAAKASLGSQNLSAQALYAPSGEFTWGDNALRVQNLRAAGYTGTGVAVCVGDTGIDGNHPEFARKLKGFKNFVTTEANRNDPYALNDLSHHGTHVSGTIFAQLGAGTGAAGLQDGMDANGVVGVATGVNLYMARVLGDTGSGSSSGIINGVNWCAAQLKSQGGTENKVVISLSLGGGSKSVTEQRAYTSVWNKGAMTIAATGNDGAAVSYPAAYTEVVGIGAVDSNLAKADFSNFGTQVDLVGPGVDVISSVPLGQGTRASASGGGVTFTQVQAADLTGKGSFTGTIVKAGDGTGTAGANEFCGTSTRNSALAGNIALIARGTCSFEEKTANAVASGAKGVMIYNNAAGALGMSLTNSYAVPVVGIQQADGQALLGKLPTTGTVAVTGADYESYNGTSMATPHVSAAAAVVWAAKPTLTNTQLLSLLTSTAKDLGTAGKDNNFGYGLVDPLKAITGQ; translated from the coding sequence ATGAAGCACACCCGTTCCATCCTGGCCGCCACCCTCGCCCTGAGCCTCGCCGCCTGCAGCCAGCAGACGGCCACCCCGGTCGCCACGGCCCCCGAGGCCAGCGCCCCCACCGCCGCCGACGCCATTCCCGGCGCGTACCTGGTGGGCTTCAAACAGGGCAACCTCAGCAGCCAGAGCCTGACCGACCAGGCCGCCGTGCAGGCCCAGGCCATCGCCGCAGCGGGCGGGATCATGACCAGCCAGTGGGTGGACATCAGCGCCGCCGCCGTGAAACTCGACGCCGCCGCACTGGCCAAACTGAAGGCCAACCCCAGCGTCGAATACATCGAACCCGACTACGTGCGTCACGCCATGGGCTTCAAGAGCGGCGTCAAGGACAGCGCCGCCAAGGCCAGCCTGGGCAGCCAGAACCTCAGCGCGCAGGCCCTGTACGCCCCCAGCGGCGAGTTCACCTGGGGCGACAACGCCCTGCGCGTCCAGAACCTCCGCGCCGCCGGCTACACCGGCACGGGCGTCGCCGTGTGCGTCGGCGACACCGGCATCGACGGCAACCACCCCGAATTCGCGCGCAAGCTCAAGGGCTTCAAGAACTTCGTCACCACCGAAGCCAACCGCAACGACCCCTACGCCCTGAACGACCTGTCGCACCACGGCACGCACGTGTCCGGCACGATCTTCGCGCAGCTCGGCGCGGGCACCGGCGCGGCCGGCCTGCAGGACGGCATGGACGCCAACGGCGTGGTCGGCGTCGCCACCGGCGTGAACCTGTACATGGCCCGCGTGCTGGGCGACACCGGCTCCGGCAGCAGCAGCGGCATCATCAACGGCGTGAACTGGTGCGCCGCGCAGCTCAAGAGCCAGGGCGGCACCGAGAACAAGGTCGTCATCAGCCTCTCCCTGGGCGGCGGCAGCAAGAGCGTGACCGAGCAGCGCGCCTACACCAGCGTCTGGAACAAGGGCGCCATGACCATCGCCGCGACCGGCAACGACGGCGCCGCCGTCTCCTACCCCGCCGCGTACACCGAAGTGGTCGGCATCGGCGCGGTGGACAGCAACCTCGCCAAGGCGGACTTCAGCAACTTCGGCACGCAGGTCGATCTGGTCGGCCCCGGCGTGGACGTGATCAGCAGTGTGCCCCTGGGCCAGGGCACCCGCGCCAGCGCCTCCGGCGGCGGCGTGACCTTCACCCAGGTGCAGGCCGCCGACCTGACCGGCAAGGGCAGCTTCACCGGCACCATCGTCAAGGCCGGGGACGGCACCGGCACCGCCGGCGCGAACGAATTCTGCGGTACCAGCACCCGCAACAGCGCCCTGGCCGGGAACATCGCCCTGATCGCCCGCGGCACCTGCTCCTTCGAGGAGAAGACCGCCAACGCCGTCGCCAGCGGCGCCAAGGGCGTCATGATCTACAACAACGCCGCGGGCGCCCTGGGTATGAGCCTCACCAACAGCTACGCCGTGCCCGTCGTCGGTATCCAGCAGGCCGACGGTCAGGCGCTGCTCGGCAAGCTGCCCACCACCGGCACCGTCGCCGTGACGGGCGCCGACTACGAGTCCTACAACGGCACCAGCATGGCCACCCCCCACGTCAGCGCCGCCGCCGCGGTCGTCTGGGCCGCCAAGCCCACCCTGACGAACACCCAGCTGCTCAGCCTGCTGACCAGCACCGCCAAGGACCTCGGCACCGCCGGGAAGGACAACAACTTCGGGTACGGTCTGGTCGACCCCCTGAAGGCCATCACCGGCCAGTAA
- the pruA gene encoding L-glutamate gamma-semialdehyde dehydrogenase, giving the protein MIKIQEYRPQSFIDFTKEENVQAYQDALKKVRAELVGRHYPMVINGERVDTAEKLTSLNPCDTNEVVGTTAKATIEDAERALQGAWTAFESWKKWDMDARARVLLKAAAILKRRRLEACALMSIEVGKNYAEADVEVAEAIDFLEYYARSAMKYSGFGSSETTWFEGEENGLMSIPLGVGVSISPWNFPCAIFIGMAAAPIVVGNCVIVKPAEDAGLIAGFMVDIMLEAGLPAGVLQFLPGVGKEIGEYLTTHAKTRFITFTGSRAVGLHINEVAAKVQPGQKWIKRVIMELGGKDGMIVDETADLDVAVTAAVQGAFGFNGQKCSAMSRLIVVDSVYDDVVNAFVKRAGALKVGTGEENANVTAVVNQMSFDKIKSYLEIAPDEGKVLLGGNATGEANGKQGYYVQPTIVGDVKRESRLAQEEIFGPVVSVIRARDWQDALDIANSTEYGLTGGVCSASRERLEQARAEFEVGNLYFNRKITGAIVGVQPFGGYNMSGTDSKAGGPDYLANFMQLKTVTERW; this is encoded by the coding sequence ATGATCAAAATTCAGGAGTACCGCCCGCAGAGCTTCATCGATTTCACAAAGGAAGAGAACGTCCAGGCCTACCAGGACGCGCTGAAGAAGGTGCGTGCGGAACTGGTCGGGAGGCACTATCCGATGGTCATCAATGGTGAGCGGGTGGACACGGCGGAGAAGCTGACCAGCCTGAACCCCTGCGACACGAATGAAGTGGTGGGCACGACCGCCAAGGCCACCATCGAGGATGCCGAGCGCGCCTTGCAGGGCGCGTGGACGGCGTTCGAGAGCTGGAAGAAATGGGACATGGACGCCCGCGCGCGCGTGCTGCTGAAAGCGGCCGCGATCCTGAAGCGCCGCCGCCTGGAGGCGTGCGCCCTGATGAGCATCGAGGTCGGGAAGAACTACGCGGAGGCCGACGTGGAGGTGGCGGAGGCGATCGATTTCCTGGAGTACTACGCGCGCAGCGCCATGAAGTACTCGGGCTTCGGGAGCAGCGAGACGACGTGGTTCGAGGGTGAGGAGAACGGCCTGATGAGCATCCCGCTGGGCGTGGGCGTGAGCATCAGCCCGTGGAACTTCCCGTGCGCGATCTTCATCGGCATGGCGGCCGCGCCGATCGTGGTGGGAAACTGCGTGATCGTGAAACCCGCCGAGGACGCGGGATTGATCGCAGGGTTCATGGTGGACATCATGCTGGAGGCCGGGCTGCCCGCCGGCGTGCTGCAGTTCCTGCCCGGCGTGGGCAAGGAGATCGGCGAGTACCTGACGACGCACGCGAAGACGCGTTTCATCACGTTCACGGGGAGCCGCGCGGTGGGCCTGCACATCAACGAGGTGGCGGCGAAGGTGCAGCCCGGCCAGAAGTGGATCAAGCGCGTGATCATGGAGCTGGGCGGCAAGGACGGCATGATCGTGGACGAGACCGCCGATCTGGACGTGGCAGTGACGGCGGCGGTGCAGGGCGCGTTCGGGTTCAACGGGCAGAAGTGCAGCGCCATGAGCCGCCTGATCGTGGTGGACAGCGTGTACGACGACGTGGTGAATGCCTTCGTGAAGCGCGCGGGTGCCCTGAAGGTCGGGACGGGCGAGGAGAACGCGAACGTCACGGCGGTCGTGAACCAGATGAGCTTCGACAAGATCAAGAGCTACCTGGAGATTGCCCCCGATGAGGGCAAGGTGCTGCTGGGCGGCAACGCGACCGGCGAGGCGAACGGGAAGCAGGGCTACTACGTGCAGCCGACCATCGTGGGCGACGTGAAGCGCGAGTCGCGTCTGGCGCAGGAGGAGATCTTCGGGCCGGTCGTGTCGGTCATCCGCGCGCGGGACTGGCAGGACGCGCTGGATATCGCGAACAGCACCGAGTACGGCCTGACGGGCGGCGTGTGCAGCGCCAGTCGTGAGCGGCTGGAGCAGGCCCGCGCGGAGTTCGAGGTCGGGAACCTGTACTTCAACCGCAAGATCACGGGCGCGATCGTGGGCGTGCAGCCCTTCGGCGGCTACAACATGAGCGGCACGGACAGCAAGGCGGGGGGCCCGGATTACCTGGCGAACTTCATGCAGCTCAAGACCGTCACCGAACGCTGGTAA
- a CDS encoding proline dehydrogenase family protein — translation MIDQMYRKAVLTVAGQKAIENAVRARGWGMAQRFVAGETPQTAIQAVHDLKKDGIMANLDLLGEFIESPAQCTQFADNVITMLDAAHAAGITPYVSIKLSSVGQGKTVDGEDLGLTNARRIIRRAKEYGGFVCLDMEDHPRVDQTLVQFRTLHGEFGGQHVGTVLQSYLYRTEKDRASLDDLSPNLRIVKGAYLEPETVAYPQKADVDAAYRRLVYAHMSAGNYVNVATHDESIIHDVQMYALAHGVSKDAFEFQMLYGIRRDLQRNLAAAGYRVRAYIPYGRDWYPYFSRRIAETPRNAMFVLRGMLKG, via the coding sequence ATGATCGACCAGATGTACCGCAAAGCCGTCCTGACCGTCGCCGGGCAGAAAGCCATCGAGAACGCCGTCCGTGCCCGGGGCTGGGGCATGGCCCAGCGTTTCGTCGCCGGCGAAACCCCCCAGACCGCCATCCAGGCCGTCCACGACCTGAAAAAAGACGGCATCATGGCGAACCTCGACCTGCTGGGCGAATTCATCGAGAGCCCCGCGCAGTGCACGCAGTTCGCCGACAACGTCATTACCATGCTGGACGCCGCGCACGCCGCCGGGATCACGCCCTACGTCAGCATCAAGCTGTCCAGCGTCGGCCAGGGCAAGACGGTGGATGGGGAGGACCTGGGCCTCACGAACGCCCGGCGCATCATCCGCCGCGCCAAGGAGTACGGCGGCTTCGTGTGCCTCGACATGGAAGACCACCCCCGCGTGGACCAGACCCTCGTGCAGTTCCGCACCCTGCACGGTGAATTCGGCGGGCAGCACGTCGGCACCGTCCTCCAGAGCTACCTGTACCGCACCGAGAAGGACCGCGCCAGCCTGGACGACCTGAGCCCCAACCTCCGCATCGTGAAGGGCGCGTACCTGGAACCCGAAACGGTCGCGTACCCGCAGAAGGCCGACGTGGACGCCGCGTACCGCCGCCTCGTGTACGCCCACATGAGCGCCGGGAACTACGTGAACGTCGCCACGCACGACGAATCGATCATCCACGACGTGCAGATGTACGCCCTGGCGCACGGCGTCAGCAAGGACGCCTTCGAATTCCAGATGCTGTACGGCATCCGCCGCGACCTACAACGCAACCTCGCCGCCGCCGGGTACCGCGTCCGCGCGTACATCCCCTACGGCCGCGACTGGTACCCCTACTTCAGCCGCCGCATCGCCGAGACGCCCCGCAACGCCATGTTCGTGCTGCGCGGCATGCTCAAGGGCTGA